In Pseudorasbora parva isolate DD20220531a chromosome 9, ASM2467924v1, whole genome shotgun sequence, the following proteins share a genomic window:
- the dnaaf6 gene encoding protein PIH1D3 isoform X1, translating to MGNSLDSSNSARITLAISLREKYKMEGLASVHNLQALSALLSPNDEDHEDEEEDLQTVKPIAKLGPGHIGSPSAPAGGKHKEGSTAYVKKKSKGIWDEDEVTEGAHFDDLTDLRPQPEYEIVLKQSVGTEDLFLGLSRKDPSSMCCESMLVRVKLPDTKASDLALDVRETFLDLRTPKYKLGLHLPHPVHKDEGNARFIMEREELEITLPMNRPMDCINLT from the exons ATGGGGAACTCGCTTGACTCCTCTAATAGCGCGCGTATTACCCTGGCGATTTCTCTGCGTGAGAAATACAAG ATGGAGGGTCTTGCGTCCGTGCATAATCTCCAGGCGCTGTCCGCCCTGCTCTCCCCAAACGACGAAGATCATGAAGATGAGGAAGAAGATCTCCAG accgTGAAGCCCATAGCAAAGTTGGGCCCAGGACATATTGGGTCTCCTTCTGCACCTGCGGGGGGGAAACACAAAGAGG GTAGCACTGCCTATGTGAAGAAGAAAAGCAAAGGTATCTGGGATGAGGATGAAGTGACTGAGGGGGCGCATTTTGATGACCTCACCGATCTACGGCCACAACCAGA GTACGAGATTGTGCTGAAACAGTCTGTTGGGACTGAAGATTTATTTCTTGGCTTGAGCAGAAAGGACCCCTCCTCCATGTGTTGTGAAAGCATGCTG GTAAGAGTTAAACTGCCAGATACTAAAGCATCTGATTTGGCGCTGGATGTGAGGGAGACGTTTCTTGACCTCAGGACTCCAAAGTA TAAGTTGGGCCTTCACCTGCCTCACCCAGTCCACAAAGATGAGGGGAATGCCAGATTCATCATGGAGAGGGAAGAACTGGAGATCACACTGCCCATGAACAGACCAATGGACTGCATCAACCTGAcgtga
- the dnaaf6 gene encoding protein PIH1D3 isoform X3, with the protein MGNSLDSSNSARITLAISLREKYKMEGLASVHNLQALSALLSPNDEDHEDEEEDLQTVKPIAKLGPGHIGSPSAPAGGKHKEGSTAYVKKKSKGIWDEDEVTEGAHFDDLTDLRPQPEYEIVLKQSVGTEDLFLGLSRKDPSSMCCESMLVRVKLPDTKASDLALDVRETFLDLRTPK; encoded by the exons ATGGGGAACTCGCTTGACTCCTCTAATAGCGCGCGTATTACCCTGGCGATTTCTCTGCGTGAGAAATACAAG ATGGAGGGTCTTGCGTCCGTGCATAATCTCCAGGCGCTGTCCGCCCTGCTCTCCCCAAACGACGAAGATCATGAAGATGAGGAAGAAGATCTCCAG accgTGAAGCCCATAGCAAAGTTGGGCCCAGGACATATTGGGTCTCCTTCTGCACCTGCGGGGGGGAAACACAAAGAGG GTAGCACTGCCTATGTGAAGAAGAAAAGCAAAGGTATCTGGGATGAGGATGAAGTGACTGAGGGGGCGCATTTTGATGACCTCACCGATCTACGGCCACAACCAGA GTACGAGATTGTGCTGAAACAGTCTGTTGGGACTGAAGATTTATTTCTTGGCTTGAGCAGAAAGGACCCCTCCTCCATGTGTTGTGAAAGCATGCTG GTAAGAGTTAAACTGCCAGATACTAAAGCATCTGATTTGGCGCTGGATGTGAGGGAGACGTTTCTTGACCTCAGGACTCCAAAGTA A
- the dnaaf6 gene encoding protein PIH1D3 isoform X2 → MEGLASVHNLQALSALLSPNDEDHEDEEEDLQTVKPIAKLGPGHIGSPSAPAGGKHKEGSTAYVKKKSKGIWDEDEVTEGAHFDDLTDLRPQPEYEIVLKQSVGTEDLFLGLSRKDPSSMCCESMLVRVKLPDTKASDLALDVRETFLDLRTPKYKLGLHLPHPVHKDEGNARFIMEREELEITLPMNRPMDCINLT, encoded by the exons ATGGAGGGTCTTGCGTCCGTGCATAATCTCCAGGCGCTGTCCGCCCTGCTCTCCCCAAACGACGAAGATCATGAAGATGAGGAAGAAGATCTCCAG accgTGAAGCCCATAGCAAAGTTGGGCCCAGGACATATTGGGTCTCCTTCTGCACCTGCGGGGGGGAAACACAAAGAGG GTAGCACTGCCTATGTGAAGAAGAAAAGCAAAGGTATCTGGGATGAGGATGAAGTGACTGAGGGGGCGCATTTTGATGACCTCACCGATCTACGGCCACAACCAGA GTACGAGATTGTGCTGAAACAGTCTGTTGGGACTGAAGATTTATTTCTTGGCTTGAGCAGAAAGGACCCCTCCTCCATGTGTTGTGAAAGCATGCTG GTAAGAGTTAAACTGCCAGATACTAAAGCATCTGATTTGGCGCTGGATGTGAGGGAGACGTTTCTTGACCTCAGGACTCCAAAGTA TAAGTTGGGCCTTCACCTGCCTCACCCAGTCCACAAAGATGAGGGGAATGCCAGATTCATCATGGAGAGGGAAGAACTGGAGATCACACTGCCCATGAACAGACCAATGGACTGCATCAACCTGAcgtga